The Myxococcota bacterium genome has a segment encoding these proteins:
- a CDS encoding tetratricopeptide repeat protein, with protein sequence MSQYHVRMTSEERAAYALGRQSFENGDDETALRAFETLLLTREGFADVHYMMGLLHDRRGDLEAAADDLRAAVRINPSYAEALLALATVHERRGNYDQAREYAERAALVARGAGGSLDATTRGKLANLQAAVGDAYAEVGEHREAIDAYRKALDRCPDFHDIRFRLAIALREAGLPSKAVLELQRVLRGNDRYLEAYVQLGLTYYTLGRPQEAVEQWAYVLQEDPGHEEARMYVRLVQKNSRARQSA encoded by the coding sequence ATGAGCCAGTACCACGTTCGCATGACGTCGGAGGAGCGCGCGGCCTACGCGCTCGGCCGGCAGAGCTTCGAGAACGGCGACGACGAGACGGCGCTGCGCGCGTTCGAGACGCTGCTCCTCACGCGCGAAGGCTTCGCGGACGTGCACTACATGATGGGGCTGCTGCACGACCGTCGCGGCGACCTCGAGGCCGCGGCCGACGACCTGCGCGCCGCCGTGCGCATCAACCCCTCCTACGCCGAGGCGCTGCTCGCCCTCGCCACGGTGCACGAGCGGCGCGGCAACTACGACCAGGCGCGCGAGTACGCGGAGCGCGCAGCCCTCGTCGCGCGCGGTGCGGGCGGGAGCCTCGACGCGACGACGCGCGGCAAGCTCGCCAACCTCCAGGCCGCCGTCGGCGACGCCTACGCCGAGGTCGGCGAGCACCGCGAGGCGATCGACGCCTACCGCAAGGCGCTCGACCGCTGCCCCGATTTCCACGACATCCGCTTCCGGCTCGCGATCGCGCTGCGCGAGGCCGGGCTGCCGAGCAAGGCGGTGCTCGAGCTGCAGCGCGTGCTGCGCGGCAACGACCGCTATCTCGAAGCCTACGTCCAGCTCGGCCTCACGTACTACACGCTCGGCCGGCCGCAGGAGGCCGTCGAGCAGTGGGCGTACGTGCTGCAGGAGGATCCGGGCCACGAGGAGGCGCGCATGTACGTGCGCCTCGTGCAGAAGAACTCGCGCGC
- a CDS encoding outer membrane protein assembly factor BamD — protein sequence MRTRRARRRAEAVRIVALVALLVTLAACQTTSEPDFDDLPSAEELYERGTEKLAGTRILWLIPRVDTTGAIEDFQSIIDNYPYSEYAVRAELKIADAYFEDDRFEEALSYYRDFADLHPQHPKVPYTILRAAQCHYEQRATIDRDQTAAREAMTYLERLMRDYPYAPETREGEIVLLDLRGRLARSVLATGDFYMQRGEHQAAAERYRSLLDEYPGLGHDAEALYKLAVCYDRMKLHDEALRLYHVIVENYRDSALARAAQERISASN from the coding sequence TTGCGAACTCGCCGAGCCCGTCGCCGCGCCGAGGCCGTCCGGATCGTCGCGCTCGTGGCCCTCCTCGTCACCCTCGCCGCGTGCCAGACGACGAGCGAGCCCGACTTCGACGACCTCCCGTCGGCCGAGGAGCTGTACGAGCGCGGCACCGAGAAGCTCGCGGGCACGCGCATCCTCTGGCTGATCCCGCGCGTCGACACGACCGGCGCGATCGAGGACTTCCAGTCGATCATCGACAACTATCCGTACAGCGAGTACGCGGTGCGCGCGGAGCTCAAGATCGCGGACGCGTACTTCGAGGACGACCGCTTCGAAGAGGCGCTCTCCTACTACCGCGACTTCGCCGACCTCCACCCGCAGCACCCGAAGGTTCCGTACACGATCCTGCGCGCCGCGCAGTGCCACTACGAGCAGCGCGCGACGATCGACCGGGACCAGACGGCGGCGCGCGAGGCGATGACCTATCTCGAGCGCCTCATGCGCGACTACCCCTACGCGCCCGAGACGCGCGAGGGCGAGATCGTCCTGCTCGATCTGCGGGGCCGCCTCGCGCGCAGCGTGCTCGCGACCGGCGACTTCTACATGCAGCGCGGCGAGCACCAGGCCGCCGCGGAGCGCTACCGCAGCCTGCTCGACGAGTATCCGGGGCTCGGCCACGACGCCGAGGCGCTCTACAAGCTCGCCGTCTGCTACGACCGCATGAAGCTGCACGACGAGGCGCTCCGGCTCTATCACGTCATCGTCGAGAACTACCGCGACAGCGCACTCGCGCGCGCCGCCCAGGAGCGGATCTCGGCGTCGAACTGA
- a CDS encoding CDP-alcohol phosphatidyltransferase family protein — protein sequence MIKASFGARLDAWIHRLFPFLFRRSRPIDPNLLTCTGAVVAVAAALMLAAGQLRLGGALILASGFFDLVDGVVARHYGVSTEFGSFLDATLDRLVDVVLLCGVLAWYAGEGDRATAAVAAVALATAVLTSYAKARAETRIPVLEGGLLERGERIGLLAAGALFDVLAPVLWLLAAGGVVTVAQRFAVAYRALGDLDATRRGASPDGPQREARSGGASAPARS from the coding sequence GTGATCAAGGCGAGCTTCGGTGCGCGGCTCGACGCCTGGATCCACCGGCTCTTCCCGTTCCTCTTCCGACGCTCGCGCCCGATCGATCCCAACCTCCTCACGTGCACCGGTGCGGTCGTCGCGGTCGCGGCGGCGCTGATGCTCGCAGCCGGGCAGCTCCGGCTCGGCGGCGCGCTGATCCTCGCGAGCGGCTTCTTCGACCTCGTCGACGGCGTGGTCGCGCGCCACTACGGCGTGTCGACGGAGTTCGGCTCGTTCCTCGACGCGACGCTCGACCGGCTGGTCGACGTCGTGCTGCTGTGCGGCGTGCTCGCGTGGTACGCGGGCGAGGGCGACCGCGCGACGGCCGCGGTGGCGGCCGTCGCGCTCGCGACGGCGGTGCTCACCTCGTACGCGAAGGCGCGCGCCGAGACGCGCATCCCGGTGCTCGAGGGCGGGCTGCTCGAGCGCGGCGAGCGCATCGGGCTGCTCGCGGCGGGCGCGCTCTTCGACGTGCTCGCGCCCGTGCTCTGGCTGCTCGCCGCGGGCGGCGTCGTCACCGTCGCCCAGCGATTCGCGGTGGCCTACCGTGCGCTCGGTGACCTCGACGCGACGCGGCGCGGTGCCTCTCCGGACGGCCCGCAGCGCGAAGCCCGGTCGGGCGGCGCGTCGGCGCCGGCGAGGTCGTGA
- a CDS encoding DUF1844 domain-containing protein translates to MTDRTKLPDVDFSNFALSLAATAMVQLGIVPDPESGEAAEPNVLLARHTIDTLEMLRAKTRGNLDADESKLIDSLLYELRLRVVEVEGARGGTGPGPTDG, encoded by the coding sequence GTGACCGACCGGACGAAGCTCCCCGACGTCGACTTCTCGAACTTCGCGCTCTCCCTCGCGGCGACCGCCATGGTGCAGCTCGGCATCGTGCCCGACCCCGAATCGGGCGAGGCGGCCGAGCCCAACGTCCTGCTTGCCCGCCACACGATCGACACGCTCGAGATGCTGCGCGCGAAGACGCGCGGCAACCTCGACGCCGACGAGTCGAAGCTGATCGACAGCCTGCTCTACGAGCTGCGTCTGCGCGTCGTGGAGGTCGAAGGGGCGCGCGGCGGCACCGGGCCGGGCCCGACCGACGGCTGA